GCAGCGGGATCATCGCCACCAGCGGGATCGCGGCGATATCCTGGAACAGCAGCACGGCAAAGGCGCTGCGCCCCATTTGTGATGCCGTCAGGTTGCGCTCGTTCATCGCCTGCATGGCGATGGCCGTTGAAGAAAGCGCAAGCGTCAGGCCAATCAGCAGCGCCACCTGCCAGCGCAGCCCGAGCGCCACGCAAAAGCCGCCGAGCAGCAGGCCGCACGCGCCCATCTGCAACGCGCCGCCGCCAAAGACCGAGGCGCGCAGTTTCCACAGGCGCTGCGGATCAAGCTCCAGCCCGATGACAAACAGCATCAGCACCACGCCGATTTCCGCGAAATGCAAAATCGCCTGCGCGTCCGTCACCAGCCGTAATCCCCACGGGCCAATCAGCCCGCCGGCAATCAGATATCCCAGCACTGAGCCAAGCCCGAGGCGCACCGCGACGGGCACAATCAGCGCGGCCGATCCGAGGTAGATCAGCGCCTGTATCAACGTATGACTATCCATGATGGCGCTCCTGCCAGTCGGTTAAGCGTTTCAGGTATTCCCGCGCTTTGCCTTCGAGCGTTTCGTCGTCGCAGACAAACGTGCGGTGCATCGCATAGGGTGTTAGCCAGTTCAGGCCGCAATAGAGCGCGGTGGCCTGTAACGGCTGCGCGAGCACGTCGAAGCCCGGATGGTCGCCAAGATCAAAATGGTGTTTATCGCCGCCGGTCGTTACGGCCCACAGCACGCTTTTGCCCCTGAGCGCCGTTCCGCCTTTGCCATAGGCCCAGCCGTGCGACAACACTTTGTCTATCCAGAGTTTGAACAGCGGCGGCACGCTGTACCACTGCATCGGATGCTGCCAGACGATGAGATCGGCGCGCGCCAGCGCCTCCTGCTCGGCGGGCACGTTGATGTTGAAATCGGGATAAAGCTGATAAAGCGAGCGCACCTCGATATCGTCCAGC
This sequence is a window from Cronobacter sakazakii. Protein-coding genes within it:
- the kefF gene encoding glutathione-regulated potassium-efflux system oxidoreductase KefF gives rise to the protein MILIIYAHPYPHHSHANRRMLEHVQGLDDIEVRSLYQLYPDFNINVPAEQEALARADLIVWQHPMQWYSVPPLFKLWIDKVLSHGWAYGKGGTALRGKSVLWAVTTGGDKHHFDLGDHPGFDVLAQPLQATALYCGLNWLTPYAMHRTFVCDDETLEGKAREYLKRLTDWQERHHG